One Gammaproteobacteria bacterium DNA window includes the following coding sequences:
- a CDS encoding transposase produces MRRFPIRSIAHVASKEAAVVADTMISLLKPFADHVHTITTDNGKEFSQHQRIAKELNAGFYFAHPYSSWERGANENMNGLIRQFFPKKMSLKFIPEKLIQRAKDFLNHRPRKCLGFKTPFEVFNNELQSINPPVALQG; encoded by the coding sequence ATGAGGAGGTTTCCGATAAGGTCTATTGCCCATGTGGCTAGCAAAGAGGCCGCTGTTGTGGCGGACACGATGATTTCCTTACTCAAGCCTTTCGCTGATCATGTTCACACTATCACGACCGACAACGGCAAGGAGTTTTCTCAACATCAACGAATCGCCAAGGAACTGAATGCGGGGTTCTATTTCGCACACCCATATTCCTCTTGGGAACGTGGCGCCAATGAGAATATGAATGGACTAATCCGCCAGTTCTTTCCAAAGAAGATGAGTCTTAAATTCATCCCTGAAAAACTTATCCAGAGGGCAAAGGATTTCCTAAATCACCGGCCACGGAAATGCCTCGGGTTCAAAACTCCTTTTGAAGTGTTCAATAATGAGTTACAATCGATTAACCCACCCGTTGCACTTCAAGGTTGA
- a CDS encoding hypothetical protein (Evidence 5 : Unknown function): protein MRLRCPAELGRGFPIRSIQQAIKNAGHILEYLPPYSPDFNPIEHKWAQLKAIRKRERCTTEEVFANYA, encoded by the coding sequence ATGAGGTTGCGTTGTCCGGCAGAGCTAGGTAGGGGGTTTCCGATAAGGTCTATTCAACAAGCCATCAAAAATGCGGGCCATATTCTGGAATATTTACCCCCTTATTCGCCAGATTTCAATCCCATCGAACATAAGTGGGCGCAATTAAAGGCGATTCGTAAAAGAGAACGCTGTACTACCGAGGAAGTCTTCGCAAATTACGCGTAA
- a CDS encoding Glyco_trans_2-like domain-containing protein, translating to MRIPYFSIIIPTHNRPQLLRRAILSLRESSFDDYEIIVISDERAVVFNEISELLQSRDTFLKRSGPPGPAESRNQGLRIARGHYVMFLDDDDAFLPNYLYDLYIARQQGSQNIFYTNFRIVEENRNSSEGILKTIDYSVAQVESTLVYVKNFIHPGTLSFPRVSLLNRYQDLSLKSLEDWDFLLNVLQGSSLEYKNILGAVIYKDYFNFGTRRGNCEQAEDILAASDYLTIYKKWPAPTEELKNERKKLLASGGINVPLVWL from the coding sequence ATGCGAATTCCTTATTTTAGCATTATTATCCCAACCCATAATCGCCCTCAACTCCTGCGGCGTGCAATTTTGTCGCTTCGAGAAAGTAGTTTTGATGATTATGAAATCATCGTGATCTCTGATGAGAGGGCGGTGGTTTTCAATGAGATTAGCGAGTTATTGCAGTCGAGAGATACCTTCCTGAAACGCTCGGGACCACCCGGCCCCGCCGAGAGTCGTAACCAAGGATTACGGATTGCGCGGGGACACTATGTGATGTTCCTAGATGATGATGATGCATTTCTACCGAATTATCTGTACGACCTTTACATAGCAAGACAACAAGGTTCGCAGAATATCTTCTATACAAATTTCAGAATTGTCGAGGAAAATCGAAATTCGTCAGAGGGGATCCTAAAAACCATTGACTACTCGGTTGCGCAAGTCGAGTCAACTCTCGTTTATGTTAAGAATTTTATTCACCCAGGAACCTTGTCATTTCCTCGAGTATCATTACTGAATCGATATCAAGACCTCAGTCTGAAAAGCCTTGAGGATTGGGATTTTCTGCTCAACGTTCTACAAGGTAGTAGCCTTGAGTACAAAAATATCCTTGGCGCAGTTATTTATAAGGATTACTTTAATTTTGGTACGCGTCGGGGAAATTGCGAACAGGCTGAAGATATCCTTGCAGCTAGTGACTATTTAACTATCTACAAAAAGTGGCCCGCGCCCACCGAGGAATTAAAAAACGAGAGAAAGAAGCTTCTTGCTTCAGGAGGTATTAATGTCCCCTTGGTATGGCTTTAA
- a CDS encoding hypothetical protein (Evidence 5 : Unknown function), translated as MVDALITAILHHRRPHSLVTFPIEGIASEVVTVHPEFLYDVSNNYPLSIGGLGSVLFGQSCLRC; from the coding sequence ATGGTCGATGCTTTGATTACGGCTATTTTGCACCATCGGCGTCCACATTCCCTGGTCACATTTCCGATTGAAGGAATTGCTAGCGAGGTGGTTACTGTGCATCCCGAATTTTTATACGACGTATCCAATAACTATCCCTTGTCGATTGGTGGCCTTGGCAGTGTGTTATTCGGACAATCCTGCCTTCGTTGCTAA
- a CDS encoding hypothetical protein (Evidence 5 : Unknown function): MLEMDGYEATHRIRELAPDLTIIGLTTRALVEDRRCCLRAGILPNRSWSML, from the coding sequence ATGCTGGAAATGGATGGCTATGAAGCAACGCACCGTATTCGAGAACTTGCCCCAGACCTAACAATTATTGGATTGACTACCCGTGCCTTGGTTGAAGATCGGAGGTGTTGCCTGCGTGCCGGGATATTACCAAACCGGTCATGGTCGATGCTTTGA
- a CDS encoding hypothetical protein (Evidence 5 : Unknown function) translates to MLKAYWEETADKDSSVSVVGNQRLASCTILTVEDHEINRLVSAEILHREGVHFGRLAVDRIQRDGANAWDIVFMDI, encoded by the coding sequence ATGCTCAAAGCATATTGGGAGGAGACTGCTGATAAGGATTCATCTGTCTCTGTCGTAGGCAATCAACGTCTGGCTAGTTGTACCATCTTGACGGTGGAGGATCATGAAATAAATCGTTTGGTTTCAGCCGAGATATTGCATCGGGAGGGAGTGCATTTTGGGCGCCTCGCTGTGGACCGGATCCAACGAGATGGCGCTAACGCTTGGGATATCGTGTTTATGGATATCTAG